Proteins found in one Quercus robur chromosome 2, dhQueRobu3.1, whole genome shotgun sequence genomic segment:
- the LOC126712899 gene encoding synaptotagmin-4 isoform X1, with protein sequence MSFYVGMIMGVTLGIGFVVAFARYEKVRSKRRSNLAKVVAGFSRMTVEDSRKILPDDFYPTWVVFSQRQKLTWLNLQLEKIWPYVDEATSELIRNKMEPILEQHRPAILASLKFSKLTLGTVAPQFTGVSIIESESDAQGVTMELEMQWDGNPHIALDIKTKLGVALPIQVKNIGFTGVFKLIFKPFVDVFPCFGAVAYSLSEKKKLDFTLKIVGGDVSAIPGVSDAIEETIRDAIEDSITWPVRKVIPILPGDYSDLELKPVGTLEVKLVQAKDLLNKDLVGKSDPYAVVFVRPLRDRMKTSKTINNELNPVWNEHFQFIVEDASSQKLTVRVYDNEGVQASELIGCAQVPLKVLEPGKVKDVWLKLVKDLEVQRDTKYRGQVQLELLYCPIGTESSFTNPFDPEYSMTALEKALKSGTDGTEVGGLGKTTLHKKSKVIVRGVLSVTVISAEDLPVVDLMGKADPYVILTMKKSETKARTRVLNNNLNPAWNQTFDFVVEDALHEMLIAEVWDHDIFGKDKIGSVVMTLTRVILEGEFQGSFQIDGAKSGKLNLHLKWIPQNKLRDF encoded by the exons ATGTCTTTCTACGTGGGTATGATTATGGGTGTCACCCTCGGCATTGGGTTCGTCGTAGCTTTTGCTCGTTATGAAAAAGTCCGATCCAAGCGCCGTTCAAATTTG GCGAAGGTGGTGGCAGGATTTTCAAGAATGACAGTGGAGGATTCAAGAAAGATTCTTCCAGATGATTTTTATCCAACTTGGGTCGTATTTTCACAGCGACAGAAGTTAA CTTGGCTTAATCTCCAACTTGAAAAGATTTGGCCATATgttgatgag GCAACATCAGAGCTGATAAGAAACAAAATGGAGCCAATTCTTGAGCAACATAGACCAGCAATCTTAGCTTCACTCAAGTTCTCCAAGTTGACCCTCGGCACTGTGGCTCCACAATTTACag GAGTTTCCATCATTGAAAGTGAAAGTGATGCTCAGGGAGTCACTATGGAGTTGGAGATGCAGTGGGATGGTAATCCACATATTGCACTTGATATTAAAACCAAACTCGGTGTGGCATTACCTATACAG GTAAAAAATATTGGATTCACTGGGGTTTTCAAGTTAATCTTCAAGCCATTTGTTGATGTGTTTCCTTGTTTTGGAGCTGTTGCTTATTCACTGAGTGAAAAG AAAAAGCTGGATTTTACTCTTAAAATTGTTGGGGGTGATGTATCAGCAATTCCAGGGGTTTCTGATGCTATTGAG GAAACCATACGGGATGCTATTGAAGATAGTATAACATGGCCAGTTCGGAAAGTTATACCCATATTACCTGGGGATTATAG TGACTTAGAGTTGAAGCCTGTTGGAACATTAGAAGTGAAGTTAGTGCAAGCAAAGGACTTGTTGAATAAGGACCTCGTTGGGAAATCTGATCCTTATGCTGTCGTATTCGTACGTCCACTACGTGACAGAATGAAAACCAGTAAAACAATC AATAACGAATTGAATCCAGTCTGGAATGAGCACTTTCAGTTCATTGTTGAAGATGCATCTAGCCAAAAGTTGACTGTAAGAGTTTATGATAATGAAGGAGTTCAGGCTTCTGAACTCATTGGTTGTGCTCAAGTGCCACTGAAGGTCCTTGAGCCTGGTAAAGTTAAGGATGTGTGGTTGAAACTGGTGAAGGATTTGGAGGTTCAAAGAGACACTAAATACAGGGGCCAG GTGCAGTTGGAGCTCTTGTACTGCCCTATTGGCACAGAAAGTAGCTTTACAAACCCTTTTGATCCTGAATACTCAATGACCGCTTTGGAGAAGGCCCTGAAGAGTGGAACTGATGGAACAGAGGTTGGTGGTCTTGGAAAAACTACATTGCATAAGAAGAGCAAAGTCATTGTAAGAGGAGTATTATCTGTGACAGTAATATCTGCTGAAGACTTGCCAGTAGTAGATTTGATGGGAAAGGCCGACCCCTATGTCATCCTTACTATGAAAAAATCTGAAACAAAAGCCAGAACTAGG GTCCTAAATAACAACTTAAATCCAGCCTGGAATCAAACATTTGACTTTGTTGTGGAGGATGCATTACATGAAATGTTAATAGCAGAAGTTTGGGACCATGACATTTTTGGAAAG GACAAAATAGGAAGCGTCGTCATGACACTCACTAGGGTCATATTAGAAGGGGAATTTCAGGGTAGTTTTCAAATAGATGGTGCTAAATCAGGAAAGCTTAATTTGCATCTAAAGTGGATTCCACAGAATAAATTACGGGATTTTTAA
- the LOC126712899 gene encoding synaptotagmin-4 isoform X2 — MSFYVGMIMGVTLGIGFVVAFARYEKVRSKRRSNLAKVVAGFSRMTVEDSRKILPDDFYPTWVVFSQRQKLTWLNLQLEKIWPYVDEATSELIRNKMEPILEQHRPAILASLKFSKLTLGTVAPQFTGVSIIESESDAQGVTMELEMQWDGNPHIALDIKTKLGVALPIQVKNIGFTGVFKLIFKPFVDVFPCFGAVAYSLSEKKKLDFTLKIVGGDVSAIPGVSDAIEETIRDAIEDSITWPVRKVIPILPGDYSDLELKPVGTLEVKLVQAKDLLNKDLVGKSDPYAVVFVRPLRDRMKTSKTINNELNPVWNEHFQFIVEDASSQKLTVRVYDNEGVQASELIGCAQVPLKVLEPGKVKDVWLKLVKDLEVQRDTKYRGQLELLYCPIGTESSFTNPFDPEYSMTALEKALKSGTDGTEVGGLGKTTLHKKSKVIVRGVLSVTVISAEDLPVVDLMGKADPYVILTMKKSETKARTRVLNNNLNPAWNQTFDFVVEDALHEMLIAEVWDHDIFGKDKIGSVVMTLTRVILEGEFQGSFQIDGAKSGKLNLHLKWIPQNKLRDF; from the exons ATGTCTTTCTACGTGGGTATGATTATGGGTGTCACCCTCGGCATTGGGTTCGTCGTAGCTTTTGCTCGTTATGAAAAAGTCCGATCCAAGCGCCGTTCAAATTTG GCGAAGGTGGTGGCAGGATTTTCAAGAATGACAGTGGAGGATTCAAGAAAGATTCTTCCAGATGATTTTTATCCAACTTGGGTCGTATTTTCACAGCGACAGAAGTTAA CTTGGCTTAATCTCCAACTTGAAAAGATTTGGCCATATgttgatgag GCAACATCAGAGCTGATAAGAAACAAAATGGAGCCAATTCTTGAGCAACATAGACCAGCAATCTTAGCTTCACTCAAGTTCTCCAAGTTGACCCTCGGCACTGTGGCTCCACAATTTACag GAGTTTCCATCATTGAAAGTGAAAGTGATGCTCAGGGAGTCACTATGGAGTTGGAGATGCAGTGGGATGGTAATCCACATATTGCACTTGATATTAAAACCAAACTCGGTGTGGCATTACCTATACAG GTAAAAAATATTGGATTCACTGGGGTTTTCAAGTTAATCTTCAAGCCATTTGTTGATGTGTTTCCTTGTTTTGGAGCTGTTGCTTATTCACTGAGTGAAAAG AAAAAGCTGGATTTTACTCTTAAAATTGTTGGGGGTGATGTATCAGCAATTCCAGGGGTTTCTGATGCTATTGAG GAAACCATACGGGATGCTATTGAAGATAGTATAACATGGCCAGTTCGGAAAGTTATACCCATATTACCTGGGGATTATAG TGACTTAGAGTTGAAGCCTGTTGGAACATTAGAAGTGAAGTTAGTGCAAGCAAAGGACTTGTTGAATAAGGACCTCGTTGGGAAATCTGATCCTTATGCTGTCGTATTCGTACGTCCACTACGTGACAGAATGAAAACCAGTAAAACAATC AATAACGAATTGAATCCAGTCTGGAATGAGCACTTTCAGTTCATTGTTGAAGATGCATCTAGCCAAAAGTTGACTGTAAGAGTTTATGATAATGAAGGAGTTCAGGCTTCTGAACTCATTGGTTGTGCTCAAGTGCCACTGAAGGTCCTTGAGCCTGGTAAAGTTAAGGATGTGTGGTTGAAACTGGTGAAGGATTTGGAGGTTCAAAGAGACACTAAATACAGGGGCCAG TTGGAGCTCTTGTACTGCCCTATTGGCACAGAAAGTAGCTTTACAAACCCTTTTGATCCTGAATACTCAATGACCGCTTTGGAGAAGGCCCTGAAGAGTGGAACTGATGGAACAGAGGTTGGTGGTCTTGGAAAAACTACATTGCATAAGAAGAGCAAAGTCATTGTAAGAGGAGTATTATCTGTGACAGTAATATCTGCTGAAGACTTGCCAGTAGTAGATTTGATGGGAAAGGCCGACCCCTATGTCATCCTTACTATGAAAAAATCTGAAACAAAAGCCAGAACTAGG GTCCTAAATAACAACTTAAATCCAGCCTGGAATCAAACATTTGACTTTGTTGTGGAGGATGCATTACATGAAATGTTAATAGCAGAAGTTTGGGACCATGACATTTTTGGAAAG GACAAAATAGGAAGCGTCGTCATGACACTCACTAGGGTCATATTAGAAGGGGAATTTCAGGGTAGTTTTCAAATAGATGGTGCTAAATCAGGAAAGCTTAATTTGCATCTAAAGTGGATTCCACAGAATAAATTACGGGATTTTTAA